agcccagacagaaagaaagaaagcccaataataagGGTAACAaggaattgacaaaatagatagcaaaaaaccattaggcccaagcagtaggaataatggatcacaggtccaagaaataaacaaatgggtcttaaagaagcaagtgggctcaaagaagcccggaaagaaagaaatagcatcccatggacAATGTATGAGAaagaaaagcgagaaagggccgccgcaggcccaaggcaatgcaaaTTAAGAGAGCAAGGGGTTTATagcaggcccatgaaccccaaggatgagaataaggttattgggccagggaaacccaatgaagttagtaaaaagcccatgggagtgtggaattagcaaatgggccgaagaagcccaaagaaagcaaatgggtcGTGGATgtccaaagaaagcaaatgggtcgtggatgcccaaagggacataggagctcataagcaaaagcaaaacagtggctatgacaagccactgagagaaggaataaacggctggcccaaaagaggcctagcaggattaagttattacagcAAGAATAACAGTAcaacattgcaagaaataaagaaagctAAGAGTggaccaaagaaatgtaaggcccatcatcagacaCAATCCAGCTCTTAAATGGAgcgggaaaacaaagaaaagcctacataagaggtcaaaaaacACGGACGGTGAGCCTCCAGATCATGGTAAACGCATGAGTAGCAAGCAGATTTTTGGACATATCTAAGAGgaaagcacgcgcaaggcccaggcaccactagcctgtacccagccaatatgggACGTGGTGGGgtcatgggccagaggtaagaggtaaagggggtatggtttggtggtggggagaggggaaaagaccTATTTTACGGCTCCTGCCCAAACCCTTTTGGAAGGTACGTCATGCTGGGAtgacagaccacccaaaagaggcaagatTGAGGGGGGAACTGttaggtgcatgccttgagggaaagagagagaaagcatttatgTCGTGGCAGGTAAGAGTGCTACGGTGGACTGAGAAATGAAACAAATCTGCCTTTATCTGGCAAGGGTGAATGTCACATACctttggtggtcggcaagtacgcccagaccagaTAAAGGCAGTTAAGgggcaaagtggtaaaaaactggccacggcaggcactataaaaggacccTTGTCGTGCCCTGAAAAATGGATCGAAAAACAGAGTATACTCACGAAGTAAAAAGAAAGCAgagtaaaagaaaacaagagaaagaaaagaaaaagataagagagaaaacaggggaaagaagagaaaattgaggaaaaaagagagataacacaatgggcatgcaccagtaggtcgatttccctctctcccccttcaaatcttgTTCTCTTCCAAAACATAACAAGGATTCCTTTTGGGTATTAACCATTCAGGTCTGACTCCTTCAAAGTCATTAATCCCCACAGCAGGATcttttcctgggagattatttgtATTGAGAGGAGGCATTCTCTCCTCTTTGGTTTTGCTTCTGCGGACCAAACTTAAAACTTGACTTTATGCCCGTTCTTGATTAgctcatattattttctttctcctttactttctctgTAAATGACATTATCACGACTGTAATCATgttttataagtagggattacttggcaatttttgttaaataatcaGAGTACtctgttttgttattattattatatctgtttgccgtaactcatctgaaacagttctgcttgccgtaagtCTACTCCTGGTAgacgaggcatagtttgtgcacaaaccggcccaagttgagttataGTTGGACCGGTCTcgactcccttactcagaaacaatcgggcccattaccgcaggaggcagcctaGCCCGACGCACAATAcgcaaaaaaggcccctacagcaactaaaaaggtgccccaattagattgattttttaacaatttgttagttttcttttcaaatagttttgaagaTAAAGTAGGGGTgtaataggaatattagtaaattaattatttttatttttagaaattggacaatattttgagacattccaaaatggaatagatAACAAACAAACTGGGACGGAAGGAGTACTAAAAAGGgtttttatttcataattaattaattttaatgacTTGTTGAAAAATGTGATTAACCATTAAACATCAGTAGTCATCAAACTTTATCATTTCAAAGAAATATTTGCCCATCATTGGatgtcaaaaaatttaaaatttctcgTAGGACAATCATTTAATTCCCTCTTTTGTGCTATTTACTTGAATACAAATGATAAGTAGTAAGTGCCATTCAATACACAGATTATAAGTCAGTGAAAAGCAAAACTAATTAATCAAGAGACTTATAACATAACTAGTTTTTCCAATATAATCGTTTAGTTTTCAAATTACACTaccctaattattaaattataaaaaaaaaaataagtaaataaaaagagaatttttttttttttttgagagttatAAACACCAATTTTTTGGAATGGCAGGTATAGGACCTACAGATGCCGTTAACCACTTGTCCTAACAAATTTCGACTCTCTCCACCTGTGTCTCCCTAATtgcattttattataattatttttaaaaaaaataaccacatatatatatatatataatagaactTAGAACCTATACAACTATACCCATCAGGAGATATAAAAGCATAGTTATTAAACCCGGTCCAGACATTGACCCAGTCTATGAGTTGGTTCACTAGGTCACCGGTTCAACCAGTGGATCACTAGTTGAACTGCagggtcaaataaaaaaataaatatatatatgaaaataagttAGAGAAATcataacataaatatgtaaCTTCAAAAAATAGGCATATgcttaaattaaatttgaaattataattcaaaatcaagGTTTCCCAATAACATAGTAGTCTTTTGATAAGATGTGAGTCTTGGAAGTAGTAGACAGACAAAgaagtgcatttttttttttaattctttaagttTTCTCCCCTTTAAATTACCATATTATAAAGCattaaacaacaaaaagtcaatAAAGTTGACCTATAAatgtaattttacaaattttagaaACCCAACTGTGTTATATAAACTCTTTTGGGTTACCTAGTCACCACAAACTCGCCAGGTTTGATTGGGTCGTATGCATAAACGGTCCATTTAAACACTCAGATTGGTCTAGATGCCGGGTCACCAAGTTACTGGTCCAACTGGCTAGGTCGGTCCAGGTTTAATAATTATGTATAAAAGACTAACCAAAATAAATAGTTTATCAAAATCTAGATAAATCTATTAATTTGTTTTCGAACAGGCTTACCTAAAATCTTTCAAGTTTTGATACTCTATAGTAAGATTCATGATACAAATACCTGTTCCTCTTAATCCTTCCCTAGATTTTGATCGATAAGTGTATACGTATATGCGAGTAAAATTCccataaaaatacataaaatgcTACCCGCACAGGTAGTACTCTTACCTTCATTACCAAAAACCAGGCATCATCTCCTTAATCCTTGGGATAAATCAATTAAGACATTGTGATCCAATTAAACACTGAGACTACATTGTTTTGTTACATTTGGAATGTCATACAACACACGCTTAGTAAAATATCATACCTTAGTAACTTGGAAAACGTCATTAGTTTTTCAACAGCCTGGAAAGCAAGCAATTGGTTGTGCAGCACATTAAATACAGGGCTAGCTTCTACAACAAAGTGTTAATACTGGTTTATCAGCAAAATGTATTCTACATTCTTATAGCTACAAGTCTACAATCAGTCCTGACAATTACAAGTTCATGGTAATGCATCTGTTAATGCAACCTATACTATAACCCTCAGTACATTCCCAACAAACAAACATTGATTTCACATACAGcagggaaagaagaaaaaggcaaAAGCAATAGACATGTTACAACGGAGGCAATGTTCCTTTCTCAATTAACGTTCTTAAATTTCTCCTCCCTTTTCCAATTCATACCAGCAGCGGCTACAAACATGTTTACCTTATTAGCCTTCTTGTCTAGGACTCCTAACACTAGCATTACCACCATCAGAAAGCTGGACCCACAAACTTCGACTTCGTTCCCCTCCATTTTCCCAGGTCTGTTGCCTTACACTCCTATCATTTGTGTCACCACCATCAGAAAACTGAGCCCAAACACTTCGACTCTTCCCCCCTCCACTGAATTCCTCTTCACACCCTGCCACTGTCTTAAGGATTTCAGATTGCAGCAGTGGGCAGTTCTCCTTGAGATACTCAAAACCGTCAGAGCGCATAACGGCTGTGTCAAACAGGGAAATTAAAGGATAAGGATATGACAAGCAAGAACACGGGGAAAAATAGACAACAAGGCttataaaattaatgaaaacCTTAGGCTCCATTCTTGATTCCCATGTTTTCAATAACTTCAGCACCTCCTGAAGAGCAAAAGATTTTATAAACAGGACGTGCTGCAGTTGTTTAATCATGAATTTATGACATCATCATGTTCACTCATGTGCCAAGCTTGACTAGTTTTTGGAATTTGAATAACTAGATTAAATGATTGCGACACTCATAACCACTTCCAGTAAAGCCCAAGCAATTGTAAGAACTAACAAGAACATATAACTTCAAGGGCAAAAGGGCAAGGTTGCTTATGCTGTGGATAAGTAACcagagcaagaaaaaaaatgaactatcATTATTCCCAATTATGGTGTCGCATGAATAACTTGAGAAAGCATGGTTCCCAAGTAATTGAACAATATTGGAATGACATAGATGCCATGCCCATCTAGATCAAACGACAAGAAAAAGCAACTAAACATATTAATACCACATGAAAGCCTTTAAAATGCCAATACGAATACAGGTCACAAGCACATATATTATGAAAACAAGCAATATTAGAGCACCACCTGACCAAACTGCCAGATCCAACACCAGCCGACCCAAAAACCGTCCAATCTGAGTGGTGGTTTGGTCGGCTGCAGGTTGCTGATGACAGCAACCGACGAAATCGGTTCAAGTGTCGGGTTTAGTTTGAAAACCAATGGACCCGACCCATCCGAAACAGGTTGCAAGTTAGAATCTTCTCTTTTAAGCTTCAGTTCCTCAACTTGGCCGTTCGTCAGATCTTGGGTCTTGAGATCCTCGGATTGCGAGTCTTAGGTCTTCAGATCTGTCATTCTACCACCATCACAGGTTGCCTACTCGCCTTTGTCACAAGGTCGCCAACTCATATCCATCGCAGACTGAGtggaatttctctctctctctctctctctctctctctctctcaggttTGATTTCTAGTATCCATTTGgtaacaacttatttagctttttgttgaaaatgtgCTAAAGTATAATTGCACtttgaaaaacagagaaaaagtaaaaaacaagtgaggttttaaaaatcTATACATAAGAGCTAAATCGCAAAAAGATGGCTTATACTCCAATGCAGAACAAACACTTagtctcacctctctctctctctctctctctctctctcttcgtttCAAACTCAAAGATCTAGGGTTTGTGATCTTGATTGTGCTGTTTTGTTTGTAGTTATGCGTTGTTTAGGTTTGTTCTTTGGGTTTGATTTCTCGGGGTTTAATCTCTCCATGTCTGGGTTTGTTCTTCTCCTTCAGACCAGAAAACACCTGCCGAATCCAACCACCGTCTACCCTAGCCCAATCCAACTAAACCCATGGTTACTAGCAGTAGGCGGCGGGTCTCTCCTTCCACCACCCGACATGAGAGGGTCGGTTTCAGGTTGAGTCCAAAACTGACCCGTGGACAACCCTAGGTAATATGTCGATTCTTGAAGATCTAGGATATGATATAACAGTAACATGTGAATTGCATTTGTAATatagaaataaatattattaatatttgttacatcaatattttataaagaTATAAATATGAAATGCCAAATGGCATAAAATATATAGAACTAGTATACTAATTTGGAAGataaaaataacaagaaaaataaagcgACATGATTGATGATCCATGTTTGACATTCACAGAAGTTAGgaaatttaatattttcttaattttgtaataCATGTACATGTTAACTCGTACCTCAAGTTTTAAAGTTATACAGATGTCCCTGAATTTCACATTTAAATcccatttttcctttaaaatattcaaattttaccCCAAACTTATGTGATAAAGACCAATTTCCTATTTACAGCTTTTCTTTGGTCTATCTGTACCTTACACATTTAAGATAATGAAATGGTTGTTATGTTGAAAAATCTGCACTTCCTAAATGCAGACTATGAGGGAAATGACTAGGAAATCCATAATGAACAATAACATTGTACTTTGCTTAGCACATAACAGCAATGTCGAAATAGTTTGACATAAATTAGAAAcctaagtgaaaaaaaaaaatcaagcaggAGGAACATACCGACAAGGTTTTCAGCAGCAAATTTTAGGCAAACTGATTTTAAATCTGAAGCATGATAACTGTCAGCCAGGGCCAAAATATTGGCAACAGAATCTACAGATATATCCCTACAGAGTACAGACTCGCACATCAATCTAAGTCTAGGCAAACCATATTTTTCCGCTGCAGCTAACAATTTCGCAGCAAATGTGTCAGATAAAGATGGCATGCAAGATGAACTCAACGCCAAGAAATCCTCATCTTCAACAAGAGTATCCCTATATATGTAGTGAAGCAAAGCCTGCTCAACAAACATGCAAGAAATTATTACAAACATATACAAATATATGGTAAGCTCTACCTGACACAAAAGCCAGAATAATTCAAACCATGCTGCATTATATCCAAACAGGAAGGAGGGGGAAAAAATGTTTTTGGGAAAGGCTACCTTAAAAACATTGGGTTCCATATCTGTAACGACTATTTCTTGATCATCTTCATCCATTCCATTGAAAAATTCAGTTTCAAATACAGGAGAGCGAGCAGCCAGTACCAGTTTGTGAGCATGAAACTTTTCCCCAGACACATTAAAAGTAACATCAGAACATTCCTTATTCTCCAATAGCATACCAAAATGTGCTCCAATATCAGATTCAGGGACATGAATTGAGTGTAATCTTGAACAATCCACCGCAGAAACCACAACACCAACAGTACAATTAATTTTCAAGCAATCATCCTTAAGGAAAACTGATGATTCAAGCATATTCCGTCTGAAAAATCGCTTGTAGCCCctaaaaaccaaagaaagaaaaggtaaaataaCTAGAATAGCGGAAACACtgataaaagaagaagataataaagttattttttcGATAATTTATAATGGGAGAGGGGAGATTTGAACCTTAGATGTCTCCATTGGAAACACCAGGAGGTGCTAGCTGAGCtatacaaggctcttggcaagaAAACGATAATAATTGATTGCAAAATACAAcatgggaaagaaaaaaaaaaatagagctaCTGGTCACTTGAAGCAGTGGACAAACTATTAAAGCATTTCCAACAGATTTATGCTGGGTCAGGATTCAGGAAAGGCAAATGCAGATTAGCATATGTTAAAACCTTTATCCTGTATTTCATGTTTCACAATGCATGAGGTGATGAACGTTGGAAATATTCCccattttcagatttaaaaatattaagttcATTATTGTTATTGGGGGTTGATGGTCCACATGAAACGATACTACACAAAAATATGTGATATTCTAGTGATAAGAATTTCTCCCAAGCACAAGACCACCATATTGCAAGTTTGCAACAAGAGTTAGAGAAAAACATTAGAagctttctttttatatgaCTTTGTTGCTGCTCCTCAAGAATGCCGGATCTAACAGATGAAGCTATGAAGTAAAGGCAGGCCCTTGAAAGAAGAATTCattttgatgaaagaaaaattagagaatttgtCTAAGAGTACCTTTAGAAAAAGAagattaagaaaagaaagaggagagagaaggagaaagaacCAACAAAGGccaacatgactattgctcaATACACTTAATATTATTAATCAACTCACTTTACCTCCTTTTGAATACATTAGGCACAATATACATAAAAGACTCTTGCTTGTACTAGCTAGTAGTAATAGGATTCCTACTAGTACTAGAACTCCTAGTTTAACTAGTAAACCAAACCTAATAAATATTTAACTTGgacccaaagaaaataaacctaaGATACTTAGAATACCCTAGAAGATCCTAGACTCAACTAAATTACCAAATACCCTTAATTCACAGGAATTGCAGAAATTACAGATTCGCCCCTGAATATAAAATTGAccataactaataaataaaaagccaaattaaaaaatattttaacccTAAAAGACTTATACTTAGTCTATTAAAATGACATGATTTCACTTCAATTGGACTTCAGACAAggacccaataaaataaatcttgaataGGCAAATTTGCAAAGTAATAGCAAATTAATCTTCCATGGCTTCATCACATTTGCTTAGCAGAAAAGGAAATTAGAAGCTACCAAGTCATTTCTGTCAAGTCTCGGACACAAACTTAAGATGCATAGAAACTCCTAGAAATTTCTAGATTTAAAtcaataaccaaaatacctttAATGTGCatgaattacaaaaacttacaaatgatctcccccccccccccccccccccgattataaaattaaccacaacttatgaaataaaaatacatattaaaaaGAATCCAACCCTTAGACTCCCAATAACTTTGACTTTCAAAAGCATATAACACTTGACCCAATATTCAAAAGACTACTTTATGCATTAAGAGCACAAAGTAAACCAAAAATtacaaaggaaaaacaaaatagaaaagaaaacaatgaaGAAAACTAATTACAAAAGAGGAGAGAACAAAGGAAAGacgggagagaatcactagatgGGAGTCCCCAAGTCCGAGACCAGTCGAATAGAGATCCACTAAAGAAAGCAAGCAGCTGATCTCCAAAActatccaaatcctcaaaagtCTGCCTACTGCGTTCCTTCCAAAGAGACCATAGTAAGCACAAGGGAACTAAATTAGAAATGTTAGACGAGGGCTATCTGATTTAGCTTGAGTCACAATATAAGTCTTGGAATCTACAAACTTGCGAACAAACGACAAATCAATCTTTCTACAGATACATCACTCTCTCTTAATTGGAGAAAATTTGACCTCAAGTTTTGTAATGTCAGAGTCTCTTGTACTTGCACCATTGGAATAGTTTATATCTTGAGctaataccattttttttgttataggAAACAGCATGGATGACAATGGAATGTCTTTATTTTGATCCTCGTCAAAATTTAGTAGGAATCACAAAATCAATGGCTTGAATAGCTTTCAATTCAAGAATCAAAATccttttctaatttatttttttgttggaaacaAGATCAATCATATTGCCTTCTTTGGACTTGACTTATTCATGATTAGAGTTGTGCTCACCTTGCTCCTTTGTTGTCTTCCAAAATTCCCCTTCCAGAAGGAAAATAAATCCACTACCCTCTAAGGCATAACCCAATAGATCCCAAATAAGCACAACACCATTGACCACAAATCTCAAGCAATGTCACAATGAAGAAGCAAGTGATTTATGAATTCCCCATTTTTCTTGCACATGCAACACCATTCCACTATAATTACATTCCTCATCCGTAGGTAATCCATCATAAGAATTTTTCCTATTGCAGCTGTCCAAGTGAAAAAAGCCACTTTTATCAGGCATTTTGACcctccaaatatatatatatatatatatatatataaggctaCCAAAGGTGTGAACATTTCTGCGGTGTGAAACTCTACCTCAAGCATACTACTTCTTGGTAGCATCCAAAAGATGTGGTCTTCTCCCACACCTCTTAACTTGATAAAGTAGATGAAAAGGAGGGAAGATGTTAGTACACTACAACTCCAGTCATGTGCAGCTCTCTAATTAATTAAGGTCATATTATCCCTGTGAATATTTCCATCCTTGTAGACCACATATAAGAAGAGACTACGGATTGTGCAATTCAAATACAACTGCCAACAGCGAATACCAACCTCGAATCTGATGAACCTAGACAATTAAAATTTGCCCCCAACCACTTGTAATTAATTATGCTTTTCCAGAGGGTTACACCATATGGTTGATTATTTATGTACTTGCATACTAATCACCCTTTCAGATCACATAGAAATACAATTCCAGTTCCACACAACACAACATAAATAAAAGGGTGATGTTGGAATTTGATAATAGAAAGAAatgatgaagagagagagagagataccacATGCTGCCACGGTACTTGAGGGTGTAGGGCCCACTCTCGAGGGCGCGATCGAAGTGGCTATGAACCTTGTGCTTGGCAGAGCCAGTCTGGTCGAGGAGGGTAAGTTCAAAGAGAGCACGGACGTCGGTGCCTTCGCTGGCGAGAGCGATGAAGACAGAGACATAGGTGGAGTTGTCTTCGGGGTTCTTCCCATCAGGGTAGAAATAGATGGCCCACTGGTAACCTCCAACCGTGAAATTCTCGCTCGCTATGTGCTTTCCAACTCCGATCCCCTTCGCCAACGAGTACCCTCTTATTGTGAAGTTGTGTGACCCGTTCACCGTTTCCGTCACCGACCTTGATCGAGATGAcgacgaagacgaagacgacATCATCATCTCACCACCACCAcgcatcttcttttcttttcttttctttttctcactgattttccttttttctccaactcaaattttcattcaattttctctttacactgcaccttatatatatatcatcattaACTCTTAATACTTACTTACCTAATTTGaattgagacaaaaaaaaaaaacaaaaaaacaaaaataaataaaataaaataaaaaactttattttcaaaaattaatgtttcCTTAGTGCAATAATCACTCGAGTATAAGTATTTGTAGGATGTGAGGGGTAAGATTCGGGATTTAAGTCTCTAGAAGAGAACTTCACATATACATACCTAAATTAGattagaatagaatttctatcttatataaaaattaaaaaaaaaaaaaaaaaaaacttaaattatttaaaataaagctAAGAAAAAATAAACGTTACACCTATATAAacaatacattataaaataagcaaaaaaaaaaaaaacttaaattatttaaaataaagctAAGAAAAAATAAACGTTACACCTATATAAacaatacattataaaataagcaaaaatctATAACTAAAGTGTTAGAAAACACAATTAAAAGATCATAAAAATTGGAGCTTTTAGCATGGGTGAAAAGTTTGGATCCCTTGGGTGGTGGAAAGTGGAGGTATTTATAAGCTTGGTGGAGGCTAGGGTTTATGGTGGGACATTTTAATCAATCAACGGGCCAAatcgattgatcaaaaatcccaccaaaaaggaaaaaaaaaaaaaaagcattttttagGCTTCTGATTAAAAGAGTGCGTACACATTTAATTAAGTGCATACACATCCTTTGGGCTTCAAAAGGGAGAAAGTTTGAATCAATGATCTGGGAGTCCCACCAACCAGAGACTGGGTGTATCAACTCAGCAAACTAAGGCGTTAGCTGCTAGAGACATTCTAGGAGATATCACTTTCCCCGATCCTTCACCCAGAATCCAATTATCACCATAGATCCGTATGCACCTACCATCACCCACACGCCATTTTGCTCCCATAGTAATCACCCTTCTAGCCTTCAAAATACTTTTCCATGCGTATGACCCATTAGCAAACTTTGCTTCGAAAATGGTAGAGTTTGGgaaatattttgatttgaacAGCTTGTAGAATAAGGAATCCTTGTTATGAATTAGTTGCCAAACTTGTTTTGCAAGCATTGCATCATTGAACTTGCACAGGTCTTTCAACCCCAAAcctccttctttttttggttggcaTAAAGTGTCCCAATTTTTCCAATGGACTTTTCTTCTATCCCccctttgcccccaccaaaactttcgGATCATTGTTTCAATGTCCTTACACAGTCCTATTGGGAGTTTGAAACATGCCATCGCAAAAGTGGGAATGGCTTGAACCACAACTTTGAGTAAAATCTCCTTTCTGACTTGGAATAAAatcttttccttccacccttgTAATTTCCCCCACACCCTTTCTTTAATATAGTTTAGGCTCTCCCGTTTATTTTTCCCGATCATCGCTGGTAGGCCTAGATACTTCTTATAGGCTCTTATTTCAGGCAGCCCCAAGAAggcttttatttgattttttgcatCAAGGGAGGCGGACTTACTGAAGAAGAGGGTAGTTTTTTGCTTGTTTATTTGCTGCCCTGATGCTTTCTCGTACTTATCCAAGATCTCTTGAATGGTTTTCACATCTCCCAATTGAGCTCTACAAAACAACAAACTGTCGTCTGCAAAAAACAGTTGAGATATCTTATTAGGCCCATTACGACAAAGAAAGTAACCTCTAATCTTTTCAGCATGGACAGCATTGTTTATGAGCTGTGTTAAACCTTCAAAACATAAGAGGAAAAGATAAGGGGATAGTGGGTCCCCTTGTCTAATCCCCCTAgtaggtttaaaaaaatttgtgggttcACCATTAACCAAAACAGAGTAGGAAACTATACTAATGCATTCAGAAATAAGGTGGATCCATTTTGGACTAAAACCCATCTTTCCCATCAACTGTAAAAGAAATCcccactccaccctatcataggcTTTGCTCATGTCTAACTTCATGGTCATAAAGCCATTTTTTCCTGATTTATTGGTTTTCATGTGATGTAAGGTCTCAAAGGCTACAAGAATATTATCAGAGATGGCTTTGTCAGATTGAAAGGCACTTTGTGTTTCAGAAATAATCAAGGGGAGAATTTTTTTAAGTCGATTTGCAAGGACTTTTGAGACTAACTTGTATAAGACATTACATAGTGCTATGGGATGGAATTCTGTGACTTGTTCAGGTTTCTTGACCTTAGGGATGAGGGTCAGGTAAGTGTGGTTTAAATCAGGAGGGAAATGACCATTTTGGAGACAAAAAAGCATAGCCCTAGCTACATCATCACTAATAAGATGCCAATAGTGTTGATAAAAGATAGAAGGCATACCATCGGGTCCAGGGGCCTTAAGAGGGGCCATTTGTTTTAAGGCATGAACCACTTTTGCCTTTGTGAATTCTCTTGTTAGGTCTGTATTCATCTTTTTAGTAACTACATGAGGAACAACCTCCAAAAGAGGGCTTGTTTAGAATCACTCCCCACGAAGCAAAACCTATGGAGAAGGAAGATTACAGCTTGCCCGAAGTGTGAAGCTTGCAATTCCTTTCCAGAAAATACTATACATGCTCTGTGGGAATGTGATGAAATTAGGGCTGTGTGGGTGCGGGATTTTGACTGGATTGACAGGAGAAAAGTTGCTAGGGGAAGCTTTGTGGACTTGTGGGAATTGCTCGATAATAGACTTGATACTAGAGAATTGTTTGTAGTAACAGCATGGTTCCTTTGGACTCGCTGAAACAAGAAAAGGATGAACCAGACCATGTTGCCACTACAACAGATTACGGCGGAAGCCCATCACTATTTGTCTGAGTATAAGAAGCACAATTGTCCAACGGTGACGTAGCAAAAGCCTCGGAGCATGAGATGGACACCACCAAAAGCAAGTCACTTCAAAACAAACTTTGATGGAACTTTCCTCGTAGAAAATGGAGCGGCAGGCATCGGAGTGG
The sequence above is drawn from the Quercus robur chromosome 7, dhQueRobu3.1, whole genome shotgun sequence genome and encodes:
- the LOC126693097 gene encoding BTB/POZ and MATH domain-containing protein 4-like isoform X2 yields the protein MRGGGEMMMSSSSSSSSRSRSVTETVNGSHNFTIRGYSLAKGIGVGKHIASENFTVGGYQWAIYFYPDGKNPEDNSTYVSVFIALASEGTDVRALFELTLLDQTGSAKHKVHSHFDRALESGPYTLKYRGSMWGYKRFFRRNMLESSVFLKDDCLKINCTVGVVVSAVDCSRLHSIHVPESDIGAHFGMLLENKECSDVTFNVSGEKFHAHKLVLAARSPVFETEFFNGMDEDDQEIVVTDMEPNVFKALLHYIYRDTLVEDEDFLALSSSCMPSLSDTFAAKLLAAAEKYGLPRLRLMCESVLCRDISVDSVANILALADSYHASDLKSVCLKFAAENLVGGAEVIENMGIKNGA
- the LOC126693097 gene encoding BTB/POZ and MATH domain-containing protein 4-like isoform X1, translated to MRGGGEMMMSSSSSSSSRSRSVTETVNGSHNFTIRGYSLAKGIGVGKHIASENFTVGGYQWAIYFYPDGKNPEDNSTYVSVFIALASEGTDVRALFELTLLDQTGSAKHKVHSHFDRALESGPYTLKYRGSMWGYKRFFRRNMLESSVFLKDDCLKINCTVGVVVSAVDCSRLHSIHVPESDIGAHFGMLLENKECSDVTFNVSGEKFHAHKLVLAARSPVFETEFFNGMDEDDQEIVVTDMEPNVFKALLHYIYRDTLVEDEDFLALSSSCMPSLSDTFAAKLLAAAEKYGLPRLRLMCESVLCRDISVDSVANILALADSYHASDLKSVCLKFAAENLVAVMRSDGFEYLKENCPLLQSEILKTVAGCEEEFSGGGKSRSVWAQFSDGGDTNDRSVRQQTWENGGERSRSLWVQLSDGGNASVRSPRQEG